Proteins from one Mycobacterium sp. SMC-2 genomic window:
- a CDS encoding mycothiol transferase has protein sequence MANTSSPDAAVQELLRDAFTRLIEHVDAIVDGLTDEVADYRVTPNANSIAWLVWHSARVQDIQLADVAGVEQVWLRDGWVDRFGLDLPRNDTGYGHSPEQVAKVKAPADLLSGYYHAVHKLTLSYVAGVTADELERVVDTNWDPPVTASVRLVSIIDDCAQHLGQAAYVRGIAP, from the coding sequence ATGGCCAACACCTCCAGCCCCGACGCCGCCGTCCAGGAACTGCTTCGCGACGCCTTCACTCGGTTGATTGAACACGTCGACGCGATCGTCGACGGGTTGACCGACGAGGTCGCCGACTACCGGGTGACCCCGAACGCCAACAGCATTGCCTGGTTGGTCTGGCACAGCGCGCGGGTGCAGGACATCCAGCTGGCCGACGTGGCCGGTGTCGAGCAGGTGTGGCTGCGCGACGGCTGGGTGGACCGCTTCGGGCTGGACCTGCCGCGCAACGACACCGGTTACGGGCACAGCCCCGAGCAGGTCGCGAAGGTCAAGGCGCCCGCGGATCTGCTCTCCGGCTACTACCACGCGGTGCACAAGCTCACCCTCTCCTACGTCGCCGGCGTGACCGCCGACGAGCTGGAGCGCGTGGTCGACACCAACTGGGACCCGCCGGTGACGGCCAGCGTGCGGCTGGTGAGCATCATCGACGACTGCGCCCAGCACCTGGGGCAGGCCGCCTACGTTCGCGGAATCGCGCCCTAG
- a CDS encoding TetR/AcrR family transcriptional regulator, which yields MRYARPVAQLTFQRARTEEKKRQRAEALVEAARSLALETGVASVTLTAVASRAGIHYSAVRRYFTSHKEVLLHLSAEGWVRWSNTVSEKLAEPGPKSPSQIAETLANALAEDPLFCDLLANLHLHLEHEVNAERVIEVKRISTAATLSLADSIESALPELGRSGSLDILLAAYSLAATLWQVANPPEHLTDAYAEEPEVVPPEWNLDFASALTRLLTATCVGLISGLQ from the coding sequence GTGCGTTACGCTCGGCCGGTGGCGCAGTTAACCTTCCAACGCGCCCGCACCGAGGAGAAGAAGCGCCAACGTGCGGAGGCACTCGTGGAAGCCGCGCGTTCACTGGCGCTCGAGACCGGCGTCGCCTCCGTCACGTTGACCGCCGTCGCCAGCCGGGCCGGCATTCACTACTCCGCCGTCCGTCGCTACTTCACCTCGCACAAAGAAGTGCTGCTGCACCTCTCGGCCGAGGGCTGGGTGCGCTGGTCCAACACGGTGTCGGAGAAGCTGGCCGAGCCCGGCCCCAAGTCGCCGTCGCAAATCGCCGAGACGCTGGCCAACGCGCTGGCCGAGGACCCGCTGTTCTGCGACCTGCTGGCCAACCTGCACCTGCACCTCGAACACGAGGTGAACGCCGAGCGAGTCATCGAGGTGAAGCGGATCAGCACCGCCGCCACACTCTCGCTCGCCGACTCGATCGAGTCCGCACTGCCGGAGCTGGGGCGCTCGGGATCGCTGGACATCCTGCTGGCCGCGTACTCGCTTGCCGCGACGCTGTGGCAGGTGGCCAACCCGCCGGAACACCTCACCGACGCCTACGCCGAGGAGCCGGAAGTGGTTCCCCCCGAGTGGAACCTGGACTTCGCATCCGCCCTCACTCGCTTGCTGACCGCCACGTGCGTCGGGCTCATCTCGGGATTGCAATGA
- a CDS encoding MmpS family protein, whose product MTMTEPRTEPLNKLGSAGREGKMVAPHRAKKQGLLGRFWLVLTIAAVVAVSGFVVYRLHGVFGVHSGSFGGGTSGEVLDEFNAKTITLEVWGSPGSTATINYLDENSHPQQALNVPLPWSKVLSSTKPGIPANLVAQGDGSWIACRFVVNKHDGSGDVIKTPNRSDPNQTVNPFVYCLDKSA is encoded by the coding sequence ATGACGATGACTGAGCCAAGGACCGAGCCGCTGAATAAGCTGGGTTCCGCCGGCAGGGAGGGCAAAATGGTCGCTCCGCACCGCGCCAAGAAACAGGGGCTTTTGGGGCGTTTCTGGTTGGTGCTCACGATCGCAGCTGTCGTCGCGGTGTCGGGATTCGTCGTATACCGATTGCACGGCGTCTTCGGCGTTCACAGCGGTTCGTTCGGTGGTGGCACCTCGGGCGAGGTCCTCGACGAGTTCAACGCCAAGACGATCACGCTCGAGGTCTGGGGCTCACCGGGCAGCACGGCAACCATCAACTACCTCGACGAAAACTCCCATCCGCAGCAGGCACTGAACGTGCCCTTGCCCTGGAGCAAAGTATTGAGTTCAACGAAGCCCGGCATCCCGGCAAACCTGGTGGCGCAAGGAGACGGCAGTTGGATCGCCTGCCGGTTCGTCGTGAACAAGCACGACGGGAGCGGTGACGTCATCAAGACTCCGAATCGCTCAGATCCCAACCAAACCGTGAACCCCTTCGTCTACTGCCTGGACAAGTCCGCATGA
- a CDS encoding RND family transporter, whose translation MSAPGEAPPRVDQPLIPPFLPRMIHRLALPIVLVWLGIVFVTNTVAPQLEVVAKTHSVSMSPTDAASFQSMMRVGSTFKEFNSDNSAMILLEGDKPLGAEAHRYYDEIVKRVEQDKEHVQHVQDFWSDPLTAAGSQSHDQKAAYVQVYLDGNMGSGRASESAVALRKIVDSVPAPPGIKAYVTGAGPLFADQSHAGEKGVAKVTLVTFLVIVVMLLFVYRSVSIVLIMLAMVFIELAAARGVVATLGNYGVMGLSTFANNMLVLMAIAAGTDYAIFVVGRYHEARGLGETREQAFYTMFHSTAHVVLGSGLTIAGAMYCLSFCRLPYFQSLGVPCAVGMLVAVLAALTLAPAMLTVASFFKLMDPKRKLQTRGWRRIGTAVVRWPAPVLAVTIGVALVGLLALPGYKTDYDNRHFLPADTPANVGYAAADRHFNQARLNPELLMIETDHDLRNSADFLVLDKVAKAVFHIPGIGRVQTITRPLGTPLDHSTLGFQMSAQAAGRIQTQHYQDEQAKNLLKQADELRKTIATLHEQMQVTQDLSNTTHETTRLTKETVRITEALRDDIANFDDFFRPIRSFFYWERHCYDIPVCWALRSVFNALDGIDQVAANIVDLSANLDKLDQIQPKLVALIPPQIESQQRNLDTVMSNYATTMGLNEQARAVSDNATAQGDAFDKAKNDDTFYLPPEAFKSPDFERGLKQFISPDGHAVRLIISHEGDPATPEGISHIEPIKQAVHEAIKGTPWEGAKVYLGGTAATYKDMHDGSNIDLIIAGIAAATLIFIIMLVITRSVVAAFVIVGTVLLSLGASFGLSVLLWQYILGMKLHWMVLAMAIILLLAVGSDYNLLLISRFKEEIHAGLKTGTIRAMAGSGSVVTSAGLVFAATMATFMFSPLVVMAQVGTTIALGLLFDTLIVRSFMTPSLATLLGRWFWWPQHVRPRPASTMLRPYGPRPAVRDLLLKNVEEHPPGGLVQPR comes from the coding sequence ATGAGCGCGCCGGGCGAGGCTCCGCCGCGCGTCGATCAGCCGCTGATCCCGCCGTTCCTGCCGCGGATGATCCATCGGCTTGCCCTGCCGATCGTCCTGGTGTGGTTGGGCATCGTATTCGTCACCAACACCGTGGCGCCTCAGCTGGAGGTCGTCGCCAAAACTCACTCGGTGTCGATGAGTCCGACCGACGCGGCATCCTTTCAGTCGATGATGCGGGTCGGATCGACGTTCAAAGAGTTCAACTCCGACAACTCGGCCATGATCTTGCTGGAGGGCGACAAGCCACTCGGGGCCGAAGCGCACCGCTACTACGACGAGATCGTCAAGCGCGTCGAGCAAGACAAGGAACACGTTCAGCACGTCCAGGATTTCTGGAGTGATCCGCTGACGGCGGCGGGTTCGCAGAGCCACGATCAAAAGGCCGCGTACGTCCAGGTCTACCTCGACGGCAACATGGGCAGCGGGAGGGCGAGCGAGTCTGCCGTGGCCCTCCGCAAGATCGTCGACTCGGTGCCCGCGCCGCCGGGAATCAAGGCATACGTCACCGGCGCGGGTCCGCTGTTCGCTGATCAGTCCCACGCGGGTGAGAAGGGCGTCGCGAAGGTCACGCTCGTCACGTTTTTGGTGATCGTGGTGATGCTGCTGTTCGTGTACCGGTCGGTGAGCATCGTTCTGATCATGCTGGCCATGGTGTTCATCGAGCTGGCAGCGGCCCGCGGTGTCGTCGCGACGCTCGGCAACTACGGCGTCATGGGGCTGTCGACCTTCGCCAACAACATGCTGGTGCTTATGGCGATCGCCGCCGGGACGGATTACGCGATCTTCGTGGTCGGCCGCTACCACGAAGCCCGCGGTTTGGGCGAGACCCGCGAACAAGCGTTCTACACCATGTTCCACAGCACCGCGCATGTCGTGCTCGGGTCGGGATTGACCATCGCCGGCGCGATGTACTGCCTGAGCTTCTGCCGGCTGCCGTACTTCCAGTCGCTGGGGGTGCCTTGTGCGGTCGGCATGCTGGTCGCGGTGTTGGCGGCTTTGACGCTGGCTCCGGCGATGCTGACGGTGGCTTCGTTCTTCAAGCTCATGGATCCGAAGCGCAAGCTGCAGACCCGGGGCTGGCGTCGCATCGGCACCGCGGTCGTCCGCTGGCCCGCACCGGTTCTCGCGGTGACCATCGGGGTTGCATTGGTTGGTCTGCTCGCCCTGCCCGGATACAAGACGGACTACGACAACCGGCACTTCCTGCCGGCGGACACCCCGGCCAATGTCGGTTATGCCGCCGCGGACCGGCATTTCAATCAGGCCCGTTTGAATCCCGAACTGTTGATGATCGAGACGGACCACGACCTGCGTAACTCGGCCGACTTCCTCGTCCTGGACAAGGTCGCCAAGGCGGTCTTCCACATTCCCGGAATCGGCCGGGTGCAGACGATCACCCGGCCATTGGGCACGCCGCTCGACCACAGCACCCTCGGATTTCAGATGAGTGCACAAGCCGCAGGGCGGATCCAGACCCAGCACTATCAAGACGAACAGGCGAAGAACCTGCTCAAGCAGGCCGACGAGCTACGCAAGACGATTGCGACGCTACATGAGCAGATGCAGGTGACCCAGGACCTCAGCAACACGACACACGAAACCACCAGGCTCACCAAAGAAACCGTGCGGATCACCGAGGCATTGCGCGACGACATCGCCAACTTCGACGACTTCTTCCGGCCGATCCGCAGCTTCTTCTACTGGGAGAGGCACTGCTACGACATTCCGGTCTGCTGGGCGCTACGGTCGGTCTTCAACGCGCTCGACGGCATCGACCAGGTGGCCGCGAACATCGTGGACCTCAGCGCGAATCTGGACAAGCTGGATCAGATCCAGCCGAAATTGGTGGCGCTCATACCGCCGCAGATCGAGAGCCAGCAGCGCAACCTCGACACCGTCATGTCGAACTATGCGACCACTATGGGTCTCAACGAACAGGCCAGGGCGGTGTCCGACAATGCCACCGCCCAGGGCGATGCCTTCGACAAAGCAAAGAACGACGACACGTTCTACCTTCCGCCGGAGGCGTTCAAGAGCCCGGATTTCGAGCGAGGTCTCAAACAGTTCATCTCGCCGGATGGGCACGCCGTCCGGTTGATCATCTCCCATGAAGGCGACCCGGCGACTCCTGAGGGCATCAGCCATATCGAACCGATAAAGCAGGCCGTGCACGAGGCGATCAAGGGCACGCCGTGGGAGGGCGCCAAGGTCTACCTCGGCGGCACCGCCGCGACGTACAAAGACATGCACGACGGCTCTAACATCGACCTGATCATCGCCGGAATTGCCGCAGCCACACTGATTTTCATCATCATGCTGGTGATCACCCGAAGCGTCGTGGCGGCCTTCGTGATCGTCGGTACGGTGTTGCTGTCACTGGGCGCCTCATTCGGACTCTCCGTGCTCCTATGGCAGTACATCCTGGGCATGAAGTTGCACTGGATGGTGCTGGCGATGGCGATCATCCTGCTGCTGGCGGTCGGCTCTGACTACAACCTGCTGTTGATCTCGCGGTTCAAGGAGGAAATCCACGCCGGGCTCAAAACGGGGACGATCCGCGCGATGGCCGGTTCGGGCTCGGTGGTGACCTCCGCCGGTCTGGTGTTCGCCGCGACCATGGCCACGTTCATGTTCAGCCCGCTGGTGGTGATGGCCCAGGTAGGTACGACGATCGCGCTGGGTTTGTTGTTCGACACCTTGATCGTGCGGTCGTTCATGACGCCGTCGCTGGCCACCTTGCTCGGGCGCTGGTTCTGGTGGCCGCAGCACGTGCGTCCACGGCCCGCCAGCACCATGCTGCGACCGTACGGACCGCGTCCCGCCGTGCGCGATTTGCTCCTCAAGAACGTCGAGGAGCACCCGCCGGGCGGATTGGTACAGCCGCGCTGA
- a CDS encoding DUF5078 domain-containing protein, which produces MSWLNTGLRAGAAFLALGIAAAVFPKTAVADSTEDFPIPRRMINTTCDAEQIMAATRDTSPVYYQRYMIDFNNHPNVQQATIDKVHWFYSLSPEDRRTYSENFYNNDPLWYAWPNHMKLFFNNKGVVAKATDVCAQYPPGDMSVWNWA; this is translated from the coding sequence ATGTCTTGGCTGAACACCGGCTTGCGCGCAGGCGCTGCCTTCCTGGCCCTCGGCATCGCCGCCGCCGTCTTCCCGAAGACCGCCGTGGCCGACTCCACGGAGGACTTCCCGATCCCGCGCAGGATGATCAACACCACCTGCGACGCGGAGCAGATCATGGCGGCCACCCGCGACACCAGCCCGGTGTACTACCAGCGCTACATGATCGACTTCAACAACCACCCGAACGTCCAGCAGGCGACCATCGACAAGGTGCACTGGTTCTACTCGCTGTCGCCGGAGGACCGCCGGACCTACTCCGAGAACTTCTACAACAACGACCCGCTGTGGTACGCGTGGCCCAACCACATGAAGCTCTTCTTCAACAACAAGGGCGTCGTCGCCAAGGCCACCGACGTGTGCGCCCAATACCCGCCCGGCGACATGTCGGTGTGGAACTGGGCCTAA
- a CDS encoding crotonase/enoyl-CoA hydratase family protein codes for MTASDFETLLYTTAGPVATITLNRPEQLNTIVPPMPEEIEAAVGRAERDPAVKVIVLRGAGRAFSGGYDFGGGFQHWGEAMMTDGRWDPGKDFAMVTARETGPTSKFMAIWRASKPVIAQVHGWCVGGASDYALCADLVIASEDAVIGTPYSRMWGAYLSGMWLYRLSFAKAKWHSLTGRPLTGVQAAEVELINEAVPFERLEARVAEIAGELARIPLSQLQAQKLIVNQAYENMGLASTQTLGGILDGLMRNTPDALDFIKTAETQGVRAAVERRDGPFGDYSQAPPELRPDPTHVIVPDGGQC; via the coding sequence ATGACTGCATCCGACTTCGAGACGCTCCTGTACACGACGGCCGGCCCGGTCGCCACCATCACGCTGAACCGTCCGGAGCAGCTCAACACCATCGTGCCGCCCATGCCCGAGGAGATCGAGGCGGCGGTCGGACGGGCGGAACGCGACCCGGCCGTCAAGGTGATCGTGCTGCGCGGCGCGGGCCGGGCCTTCTCCGGTGGCTACGACTTCGGCGGCGGCTTCCAACACTGGGGCGAGGCCATGATGACCGACGGCCGATGGGACCCCGGCAAGGACTTCGCGATGGTCACCGCCCGCGAGACGGGGCCGACAAGTAAGTTCATGGCCATCTGGCGGGCGTCCAAGCCGGTCATCGCCCAGGTGCACGGCTGGTGCGTCGGCGGGGCCAGCGACTACGCGCTGTGCGCGGACCTCGTCATCGCCAGCGAAGACGCGGTGATCGGCACCCCGTACAGCAGGATGTGGGGCGCGTACCTGAGCGGAATGTGGCTCTACCGGCTCAGCTTCGCCAAGGCCAAGTGGCATTCACTGACCGGCCGGCCGCTCACCGGGGTGCAGGCGGCCGAGGTCGAGCTGATCAACGAGGCGGTGCCGTTCGAGCGTCTCGAGGCCCGCGTCGCCGAGATCGCCGGCGAGCTGGCCCGCATCCCGCTGTCGCAGCTGCAGGCGCAGAAGCTGATCGTCAACCAGGCCTACGAGAACATGGGGTTGGCGTCCACCCAGACGCTGGGCGGCATCCTCGACGGCCTGATGCGCAACACCCCCGACGCCCTCGACTTCATCAAGACCGCCGAAACCCAGGGCGTGCGGGCGGCGGTCGAGCGGCGCGACGGCCCGTTCGGCGACTACAGCCAGGCCCCGCCAGAGCTGCGGCCCGACCCCACGCACGTCATCGTGCCTGATGGCGGCCAATGCTGA
- a CDS encoding hemerythrin domain-containing protein, whose product MFPALAAQFPDHVAALTAEHRRIEAVLAECAHGTPTDPTWPARLLEALRVLRDHILAEQDGVFPAALANLEPRDWDAVDAVRSGVTAELIPGAQASATGTNRSAPI is encoded by the coding sequence TTGTTTCCCGCGCTGGCCGCACAATTCCCGGACCACGTGGCCGCGCTCACGGCGGAGCATCGCCGCATCGAAGCGGTCCTTGCCGAGTGCGCGCACGGCACGCCGACCGACCCGACCTGGCCCGCGCGCCTGCTCGAAGCGCTCCGCGTGCTGCGCGACCACATTCTGGCCGAGCAGGACGGCGTCTTCCCGGCAGCGCTGGCCAACCTCGAGCCGCGAGATTGGGATGCCGTTGACGCCGTCCGGTCGGGGGTGACCGCGGAACTCATCCCGGGGGCGCAAGCATCCGCCACAGGAACGAATAGGTCAGCGCCGATTTGA